Genomic segment of bacterium BMS3Abin14:
GCAACCTATGCGCCTCCGGATCTGTGGTCACCGGGCAAATAAAAACGCCCTCCATTTTGGAAGGCGTTTTTATTTCCTGGTGAGCCGCCCCGGAATCGAACCGGGAACCTACGGATTAAGAGTCCGTTGCTCTGCCAATTGAGCTAGCGGCCCGTGCTTTTATTGTAATGGTGCGTTTTCTTTTGTAAAGAGCGTACGCCGTTGAAAGACATATACGATGGTACGTCCGGTCCGTCTTCGCTTTGGGGCGGAGTCGATGGCCATGTCCTCGCAGCATGGTTCTCTTACCAACCAGCCAGTTCAAATATGCGGCCCCATGGAGGGGACCATATATTTGAACTGGTACGCCCGGCAGGATTCGAACCTGCGACCTGCGGCTTCGAAGGCCGACGCTCTATCCAGCTGAGCTACGGGCGCATGGAAAACCTTCTTTTTCAATTACTCAGTACCCTCAGCGGAGGGGCAATAGTACTCACCCCGGGGCGGGGTGTCAAGAGTACCGAACCCGCTCCAGGGGCTAACCGATCTGGATCTTTTTGATTCCCTTAATCTCTTCGATGGCCGCCAGAATTTCCCCTCCGGAACGCTTCCCCCGTTTTCCGAGAACCATCCTGAAAAAGGCCTCGTCCTCAACGAGGTCTACCCTGGAACTGGACTCGATTACGACCATGCCCAGGTCGTCCACCACTTTATGGATGTCATCGTAAAGAGAGGCGCGCCGGAAGCCGGTGATGCTGACGGGCAGGTAGCGGTCCTTCTTGATCAACACGTCCACTTTTCTCATGAATATAAGGCTGAAAAGCACAAGAACCGTGGAGAGGACGCCAAGCGACAGGAAGCCCATACCGAAGGACATCCCGAGGCCCGCCACTACCCAAAGGGTGGCGGCCGTGGTCAGCCCTCTCACAGTTGGCCCATCCTTGAGAATAACCCCGGCGCCGAGGAATCCGATGCCCGTGATGATCTGCGCCGCTGTTCTGGCCGGGTCGATGCGCAGGACCGAATCACCGGCAACCGCCCCATACTTGAGATAGAACGCCTCTGATATGATCATCATTGTGCAGGCGCCCACGCTCACCAGCATATTGGTGCGAAGCCCCGCGGGTCGCCCGTGTTTTTCCCTCTCCAAACCCACGATAGCGCCGGCCAGGGCGGCCAGGAGAAGCTTCGCCAGAATGGCGAGATCGGAACTTCCAAGAAGTGTGTTGCCGAGAAACATATATCACCTCCGGAACTATTTTCGAGGCATGGGGCCTCGCTCCCGAAAATCGGCCCCAAACGAATGCTGCTTTGCTCAGCTACAGCGCCCTCATTCTCGTCAGCTTTCTGCCCACCAGAGAGGCCCCGATGACCATGGCGGACGAAAAGAAGATCATGATTATTCCGAGAGCGGATAACCTGCCCCACAGGCCGTCCTCGGCAAAACGCAGGATCTGAACCGCCAGCACCTCGGTGCCGGGCCGGGACAGGACTACGGACAGACTCAGTTCCCGAACGAACATAGTGGACATGAGGATCCACCCCGAGATGATCCCCGGTATCAGGAGCGGGATGACGATGCGGCGCATGGCGTAGAAAGGGCTCGCACCGCAGACCCGGGCCGATTCCTCCAGGTTCTCGTGAATCTGCACAAAGGCGCTGGAAA
This window contains:
- a CDS encoding putative Mg(2+) transport ATPase; the encoded protein is MFLGNTLLGSSDLAILAKLLLAALAGAIVGLEREKHGRPAGLRTNMLVSVGACTMMIISEAFYLKYGAVAGDSVLRIDPARTAAQIITGIGFLGAGVILKDGPTVRGLTTAATLWVVAGLGMSFGMGFLSLGVLSTVLVLFSLIFMRKVDVLIKKDRYLPVSITGFRRASLYDDIHKVVDDLGMVVIESSSRVDLVEDEAFFRMVLGKRGKRSGGEILAAIEEIKGIKKIQIG